In Chloracidobacterium sp., one genomic interval encodes:
- a CDS encoding RluA family pseudouridine synthase encodes MSEQEEIIQITVSSDDSGTRLDAFLAGKIESRSRSQLQKLIDEEDVVVNGETARSSYKVREGDVIDVELTLRDDVRFEPENIALDIVFEDDSLAVINKPAGMIVHPGAGVSGGTLANAIAWHFRSEPPASAGGSDRIGIVHRLDKDTSGLIVVAKNIEMQEALSAAFRDREVEKRYVALVHGSPRENSGAIDRPIARDRWHRTKMTVAANGRSALTLWKIRERFEKFTLLDVEIKTGRTHQIRVHLASINHPVVGDSIYNEGRDNSIANNEVRKAVEHLGRFFLHSAHLAFDHPKTGERMHFTSELPQELAQLLKML; translated from the coding sequence TTGTCTGAGCAAGAAGAGATCATTCAAATAACAGTCTCGTCCGATGACAGCGGCACGCGCCTCGATGCATTTCTTGCCGGAAAGATCGAGAGCCGTTCGCGTTCGCAACTGCAGAAACTGATCGACGAAGAGGATGTAGTTGTAAACGGCGAGACGGCGCGCTCTTCCTACAAAGTACGCGAGGGCGACGTTATCGACGTCGAATTGACCTTGCGCGATGATGTGCGATTTGAGCCGGAAAACATTGCGCTTGACATCGTTTTCGAGGACGACAGCCTTGCCGTTATCAATAAACCTGCCGGAATGATCGTCCATCCCGGTGCCGGCGTCTCGGGCGGCACACTCGCGAATGCGATAGCGTGGCATTTCCGGTCAGAACCGCCTGCGTCAGCGGGCGGTTCTGACCGGATCGGTATCGTACATCGCCTCGACAAAGACACTTCCGGGTTGATCGTTGTCGCAAAGAACATCGAGATGCAGGAGGCACTGTCCGCAGCGTTCCGAGATCGTGAGGTTGAGAAGAGGTACGTCGCTCTTGTACACGGCAGTCCGCGTGAGAACTCAGGAGCGATCGACCGGCCCATCGCACGCGACCGCTGGCACCGCACAAAAATGACCGTTGCCGCGAACGGCCGCAGCGCGCTAACGCTCTGGAAGATTCGCGAGCGATTCGAGAAATTCACGCTCCTCGACGTTGAGATCAAGACCGGACGCACGCACCAAATTCGCGTACACCTTGCCTCGATAAATCATCCTGTCGTCGGCGACAGCATCTATAACGAAGGCCGCGACAATTCGATCGCAAACAACGAGGTAAGAAAGGCCGTCGAGCATCTCGGGCGGTTCTTCCTGCACTCGGCACACCTTGCGTTCGATCATCCAAAGACCGGCGAACGCATGCATTTCACTTCCGAACTTCCACAGGAACTGGCACAATTGCTGAAAATGCTTTGA
- the lgt gene encoding prolipoprotein diacylglyceryl transferase, which produces MYPELFRIGNFPVTTYGIWLALGMLFALFAAARLAARDGIPRDRVFDLGLWTLVGGLVGSKLLMALVEPDVQIFTFDFLRSGGVVYGGIIGGFLTVAFAVRYYKLPFWKITDAFAPAVALGQAFGRQGCFAAGCCWGKATVLPIGVHFTEAGHEYTGVPIYGPDHSDLFLYPTQLIESFTMLAVFFFLYWLHKRKKFDGQILIAYGIIYSIFRFLIEFIRDDPRGDLFGLTTMTGLSTSQLASLLVAAACIVFMVVRLRSLKQRNA; this is translated from the coding sequence ATGTACCCCGAATTATTCAGGATAGGCAATTTTCCGGTCACGACCTACGGTATCTGGCTGGCGTTGGGAATGCTGTTCGCCCTTTTTGCAGCGGCGAGGCTTGCGGCACGTGACGGCATACCGCGCGACCGCGTTTTTGATCTCGGCCTTTGGACACTTGTCGGTGGCCTCGTCGGTTCAAAGCTGTTGATGGCCCTCGTCGAACCGGATGTTCAGATCTTCACCTTCGACTTTTTAAGAAGCGGCGGAGTTGTTTACGGCGGCATCATCGGCGGATTTCTGACGGTCGCCTTTGCGGTACGCTATTACAAACTGCCGTTCTGGAAGATCACCGATGCCTTTGCACCGGCGGTCGCCTTGGGACAGGCATTCGGCAGACAGGGTTGTTTTGCCGCAGGCTGCTGTTGGGGAAAGGCTACGGTGCTGCCGATCGGCGTTCATTTTACAGAAGCGGGACACGAATACACAGGCGTTCCGATCTACGGGCCGGATCATTCGGATCTGTTCCTCTACCCGACGCAGCTTATAGAATCGTTCACGATGCTCGCGGTATTTTTCTTCTTGTATTGGCTCCACAAGAGAAAGAAATTCGATGGTCAGATACTGATAGCGTACGGGATCATCTACTCGATCTTCCGCTTCCTGATCGAGTTCATTCGAGACGATCCGCGCGGCGACCTGTTCGGTCTCACGACAATGACCGGCCTCTCGACCTCGCAGCTTGCAAGCCTATTGGTAGCCGCAGCGTGTATTGTTTTTATGGTCGTTCGCCTGCGTTCGCTCAAACAACGGAACGCGTGA
- the lspA gene encoding signal peptidase II, with translation MKKIDLAWKFAYLVIAGGVFLIDQTTKAWAAANLRHAGDRSLIEGFLSLSYAQNTGIAFSMLDEHGDTGRWGLSLVAFIAATLVIYFLWRTPRTDDRILGGLALLLAGIAGNVTDRIRLGYVIDFIDVKFGAWHYPTFNVADVAICVGAGILLIDVMLAKRQEAAEKRTAAH, from the coding sequence GTGAAGAAGATCGACCTAGCTTGGAAGTTCGCCTATCTCGTGATCGCGGGCGGCGTATTTCTTATCGACCAGACAACAAAGGCATGGGCGGCGGCTAACCTCCGCCATGCGGGCGACCGCAGTTTGATCGAGGGATTTCTCAGCCTCTCGTACGCACAGAATACCGGCATCGCGTTCTCAATGCTTGACGAACACGGCGACACAGGACGCTGGGGCCTTTCGCTGGTGGCATTTATTGCGGCAACGCTGGTCATCTATTTCCTGTGGCGGACGCCGCGTACGGACGACCGCATCCTTGGCGGCCTTGCCCTGCTGCTTGCCGGCATTGCGGGAAACGTGACCGACAGGATCAGGCTTGGTTACGTTATCGACTTTATTGACGTGAAGTTCGGAGCCTGGCATTATCCGACCTTCAATGTTGCCGATGTCGCGATCTGCGTCGGTGCAGGCATCCTTCTTATTGATGTCATGCTCGCAAAAAGGCAGGAGGCTGCCGAGAAACGAACGGCCGCACACTAA
- the ileS gene encoding isoleucine--tRNA ligase, with amino-acid sequence MSEQLDLKKTVNLPKTAFSQKANLGQMEPARLKKWQDLDLYNSIAEARAGRQKFILHDGPPYANADIHIGTALNKILKDFVVKSRSMMGYDAPYVPGYDCHGLPIETYVEKKLAEKGKTKADVPVATFRRICREHASTAMNNQTRDFKRLGILGDWGNPYLTMSAEYEASTARLFGRFLERGFVYKGLRPVYWCIHDQTALAEAEVQYKQHASPSVYVKFPLRSEPSKIDPALVGKNVFVVIWTTTPWTLPANMGITVHPDFDYSAVESNGEVYIVASELVGSFVEACGLGAVTELARFKGSVLDRLECRHAWLDRRSLIMNGEHVTLGEADAEVELDVRAEGKGTGPAGTGCVHTAPGHGGDDFAIAKKYGLDIYAPVDAAGNLTPDVVHFGGQNVFDANKNIVQFLRETGALLSVETYEHRYPHCWRCKQPVIFRATPQWFVSMDASIEGPSLRENALAEIERVKWHPSWGKGRMSNMFKGRPDWCVSRQRSWGVPIPVFYCQACGEAVADPQIVDHVADIFAKETADAWYARPESELLPEGFRCRNCNSADLRKETDILDVWFDSGSSCVAVLETRGDTLHFPADVYLEGGDQYRGWFNSSLSCGIAAHRRSPYDQIITHGWVVDGEGKQMHKSAGNSMSPNEVVGKSGAEILRLWAAAVDYTQDMRCSDEILDRIVDAYRKIRNTLRYALGNLDGFDPAADAVERSAMEEVDRWALAELDAVKRKVIAGYEAYDFQAAYGALYSFCTVTLSARYFDIIKDRLYIFAPKSKARRSAQSAVYEIAGSLCLLLAPMLAFTADEAWENLPGERAASVHFAEFPSFGEAADEDLLAVWERVFAIRDDVLKALEEARNAKQIGSSLEAKVVIRPNDDQRQILLDRLDDLRYIFIVSQVEIGEGDGSAVEIQKAAGNKCERCWNYSVHVGEFSSYPTVCERCVEALDQIGFGAAS; translated from the coding sequence ATGAGTGAACAATTAGACCTTAAGAAGACCGTTAACTTACCGAAGACCGCCTTTTCACAAAAGGCGAATCTCGGCCAAATGGAGCCTGCCAGACTTAAGAAATGGCAGGATCTTGACCTTTATAACTCGATAGCCGAGGCACGAGCGGGGCGTCAGAAATTCATTTTGCACGACGGGCCGCCGTACGCGAACGCGGACATTCATATCGGGACAGCACTTAACAAGATATTGAAGGACTTTGTCGTCAAATCGCGTTCGATGATGGGTTATGATGCGCCTTACGTTCCGGGCTACGACTGCCACGGGCTGCCTATCGAGACCTATGTCGAGAAGAAACTTGCCGAAAAGGGCAAGACAAAGGCTGACGTACCCGTCGCGACGTTTCGACGCATTTGCCGCGAGCATGCGTCAACGGCGATGAATAACCAGACGCGCGACTTTAAACGGCTCGGCATTTTGGGCGATTGGGGCAACCCTTACCTTACAATGTCGGCGGAATACGAGGCATCGACAGCTCGTTTGTTCGGCCGCTTTCTTGAGCGCGGTTTCGTTTATAAGGGCCTTCGCCCCGTTTATTGGTGCATACACGATCAGACGGCGCTTGCCGAGGCCGAGGTGCAGTACAAACAGCACGCATCGCCAAGCGTTTATGTCAAATTTCCGCTCAGAAGCGAACCGTCCAAGATCGATCCGGCATTGGTCGGAAAGAATGTTTTCGTCGTCATCTGGACGACAACGCCCTGGACTCTGCCCGCGAATATGGGCATCACGGTTCATCCGGACTTCGATTATTCTGCCGTAGAATCGAATGGTGAGGTGTATATCGTCGCATCTGAGCTTGTCGGCTCTTTCGTAGAGGCGTGCGGCCTCGGCGCAGTGACGGAGCTTGCTCGATTCAAGGGTTCCGTGCTCGATCGGCTGGAATGCCGCCATGCGTGGCTCGACCGTCGGTCGCTGATAATGAACGGCGAACACGTAACGCTTGGCGAAGCGGATGCTGAGGTAGAACTCGACGTTCGTGCCGAAGGCAAAGGAACCGGCCCCGCGGGAACGGGTTGTGTTCATACGGCGCCGGGGCATGGCGGCGATGACTTTGCCATTGCGAAAAAGTATGGCCTCGACATCTACGCACCGGTCGATGCGGCGGGCAACCTGACACCCGACGTCGTGCATTTCGGCGGACAGAATGTATTTGATGCAAACAAGAACATCGTCCAATTCCTGCGCGAGACCGGAGCCCTGCTGAGTGTCGAAACTTACGAGCACCGCTACCCGCACTGTTGGCGATGCAAGCAGCCGGTGATCTTTCGGGCGACTCCGCAGTGGTTCGTCTCGATGGACGCGTCGATCGAAGGGCCCAGCCTTCGCGAGAACGCTTTGGCAGAGATCGAGCGCGTGAAATGGCATCCGTCGTGGGGTAAAGGCCGCATGAGCAATATGTTCAAGGGCCGTCCGGATTGGTGCGTTTCGAGACAGCGTTCGTGGGGCGTGCCGATACCTGTTTTTTATTGTCAGGCATGCGGCGAAGCGGTAGCCGATCCGCAGATCGTCGATCATGTTGCCGACATCTTTGCCAAAGAGACGGCAGATGCATGGTATGCTCGCCCCGAAAGCGAGTTGCTGCCCGAGGGCTTCCGCTGCCGGAACTGCAACAGCGCGGATCTGAGAAAGGAGACGGACATTCTGGATGTCTGGTTCGATTCGGGTTCGAGCTGTGTTGCGGTACTCGAGACTCGGGGCGACACGCTGCACTTTCCTGCAGATGTATATCTCGAAGGCGGCGATCAATATCGCGGCTGGTTCAATTCATCATTGAGCTGCGGTATCGCGGCGCACCGCCGTTCGCCGTACGATCAGATCATCACCCACGGTTGGGTCGTTGACGGTGAAGGCAAGCAGATGCACAAATCGGCCGGCAATTCGATGTCGCCCAATGAGGTCGTCGGAAAGAGCGGTGCTGAGATACTGCGTCTGTGGGCTGCGGCGGTCGATTATACGCAGGATATGCGCTGTTCTGACGAGATACTCGACCGCATCGTCGATGCATACCGCAAGATCAGGAACACGCTGCGTTACGCACTCGGCAATCTTGACGGGTTTGATCCGGCGGCCGATGCAGTTGAGCGTTCGGCGATGGAAGAGGTCGATCGATGGGCTCTGGCCGAGTTGGATGCCGTCAAGCGAAAAGTCATCGCCGGCTATGAGGCCTACGATTTTCAGGCGGCTTACGGAGCGCTTTACAGCTTCTGTACCGTAACGCTGTCGGCACGCTATTTCGACATAATCAAGGATAGGCTCTATATTTTCGCACCAAAAAGCAAAGCTCGGCGCTCGGCGCAGTCTGCAGTTTACGAGATCGCGGGGTCGCTTTGCCTTCTGCTTGCTCCGATGCTTGCATTTACGGCAGATGAAGCGTGGGAGAACCTGCCGGGCGAGCGTGCCGCGTCCGTGCACTTCGCGGAATTCCCGTCATTCGGCGAGGCTGCGGATGAAGATTTGCTTGCCGTGTGGGAGCGCGTCTTTGCCATTCGTGATGATGTTTTGAAAGCACTCGAGGAGGCTCGCAATGCAAAGCAGATCGGCTCATCGCTTGAGGCGAAGGTTGTGATCCGCCCCAATGATGACCAGCGGCAGATATTGCTTGACCGCCTTGATGACCTGCGGTACATCTTTATTGTCTCGCAGGTCGAGATCGGCGAAGGCGACGGCTCGGCGGTCGAGATACAGAAGGCTGCGGGTAACAAGTGCGAGCGCTGTTGGAACTACTCGGTGCATGTCGGTGAATTCAGCAGCTATCCCACAGTTTGCGAACGCTGTGTCGAGGCACTCGATCAGATCGGTTTCGGAGCGGCGTCTTAG
- a CDS encoding ATP-dependent Clp protease adaptor ClpS, translating to MVDLPDIDGEVLAEKRTKLKKPKLFKVLLHNDDYTTMDFVVFILKHVFRRSDADAVTIMLKVHREGIGIAGVYPYEIAKAKCEKALNLARANEFPLLCTLEEE from the coding sequence GTGGTCGATCTGCCTGATATAGACGGCGAGGTGTTGGCCGAGAAACGCACCAAACTTAAAAAGCCCAAGCTGTTCAAGGTCTTGCTGCATAATGATGATTACACGACGATGGATTTCGTCGTCTTCATACTGAAACACGTGTTCCGTCGCTCCGATGCCGACGCGGTAACCATCATGCTCAAGGTCCATCGCGAAGGGATCGGCATCGCAGGCGTTTATCCTTACGAGATCGCAAAGGCAAAATGCGAAAAAGCTCTTAATCTTGCCCGTGCAAACGAGTTTCCACTGCTCTGCACGCTCGAAGAAGAATAA